AACGGCGATCAGCGTGGACAGGGGGTGGTTCTCAGCGCCGAGCGGATGCAGATTGGCCGCGCGGTGAGCAGCGAGATTCGTCTGGCGAACGATTCGCTGGTTTCGCGCCATCATGCTGAACTGGTTCGTCTGCCCAATGGCGATTATCAGGTTCGTGATCTGGGCAGCGCCAACGGCATCTTTATCAACAATCAGCGTCTGGCGTCCAACGAAGCACAAACCCTTCACCCTGATGACCAGATGCGCATCGGCGCTTCGACGCTGGCCTTTCGCCGCGTGAGCGCCCGCGTTGTGTAGCGTGTGATCAGCAGCGCGTGTACGAGAGGAACGTTCGTGCTCTGGGGCAGCGTGCAGGCTAGCGAGCGATTCGCCGCCAGGGACGGCGGCGGTACACGCCTTTCAAGGAGGAAGTCTCTGAACGAGCGGAACGTTGTAATTGTCGCGGGGTTGATGCGCCGGGGAGATGCTCTTCTTCTGGTGCAGGAGCAGGGGCCGCGTGACCCCGCGCCATTCTGGGCGCTGCCTGGGGGAAGGGTCGAGGCGGGGGAACTGCTGCCCGAAGCGTTGATCCGCGAAGTGCGCGAAGAAACCGGGCTGGAGGTGTTTAAGCTGGGGCGTCTGCTCTACGTCACCCAACACCACAGCCCACAGGGATTTGACTGGGTGGCGGCAGCAATCCCCGGCGAAAGTGCGCAAGCCACCGCCTTTATCTTCGAGATTATCGAGTGGGGAGGCGATCTTCGCCCTGATGATCCCGACGCATTCGTGGTAGATGCGCGCTTTCTGGAGCTTGCTGGCGCTGTCGCTTCTCTTGAAGCCGCTCCGCGCGTCATGACTGAACCGCTGCTCGCCTTCCTGCGTGGCGAGGTTCGCCCAGGGGCAGTCTGGTTCTATCGCCGCCAGCCCGACGGAAGCGATCAACTGCTAGACCTTTTGGAGTGACATATGGCCGATGCGCCTGGAGAACGGATACCAGAGATACGGCATGCTCAGCAGAAAATGCCCGTCTGGCTGATCGTGCTGGCCGCCATTGGTATCCCGCTGCTGCTGCTCGCGCTGGTCGCGGGCGCGTTTCTGCTCTTTATTCGCCCGGCGTCCAGGGCTGATACGCGGCCCGCGCTCTATGCCGACAGTCTGACCAGCGATCAGGGCGCGTGGGAGTGTGAACATGGGGCCACCTGCCAGTTTGAGGCCAATGGGCTGCACATTCTGGCTCCTACCGATCATCTGTACTTCAGCCAGTTGAGCGGGCGGCGCTTCGACGAGCAGGTCATCGAGGTGCAAGAGAAGATGGACAATGGCGACCCCCGGATCGTCGGGATCGCTATTGCATTCCGCTCTACTGGCCTGGATGGCTATGGATTTGTGGTCTTTATCAACGGCACGTATCAACTGGTGAGGTGGGATGAAGCGGGCGCGGCAACCAATCTCATTCCGCTCACGTCTTCGGCAGCCATCCGCACTGGCCTGAACCAGATCAATGACCTCAAGGTGATTGCGCGGGGCGCTGAGATCACGCTCTTTATCAACGGCCAGCGTCTCGGCCAGGTCAGTGATCATTCATATAGCAGCGGCAGTATCGCGCTGGGGGCCGCGCGCATCTACGCGGATGCCGTTTTCTCCAACCTTACTATCACCAGCCCGTGAGCAGGAGCCTTGGCATCTCGCGTGCTTCCTCACTATGAGAGGCCGCTCCCTTTCTGTCGGAGCGCGTACCTATACCCATGTTCAGGTGAGAAGCGCCGCCTCTCCTTGTAGCGCCGCCTCCCTTCGGGAAGGGCCGCTTGCCTCGGCTATGCCTCGGCATTCTCGCTCCCGTTGGTCGCTCGCGCGTCCCTTCCAGGCGGCTCAACGTTGGGCTGCTGGAACGTGGCAATGGAGGGCGGACGCTTGCGCGGGCGCAGCGGTTCGCCGCCAGGGACGGCGGCGGTACACGCGGCAGTGCGCGGCACGCAGAACGCCTCTATACTTTTCACCTGGGCATCGCTATAGGCGCCTCAGCGACGCCGGAGGGCAGGCGCAGAAGCAGCAAAAAGGAAGAAGAAAGAAGAAAGCTATGAAACAACAACTGCCTGATGTTATCCAGGGGAGCCGGATTGGGACGTGGTGTCATTGGGGGGCGTGGATTATCGCCGGGCTGGGAGCCTTGCAAATCTTGATTATCTTGACGCAGAATCAGGTATTGCCTGTTCTCGGAGTCCTCTCAGGAACGATCTTCTCCGCTCTCATTCTTTACGCGGTGGGGACCATTGTGAAGCACAGCGTTGGCGGACGGCCCACGCCGTAGAAGCGTGGGCTGCCTGCCTTGCTGTTCCCAGTGACCTGTTGTCTGGCCGCCTGGAAGGCGACGCTGCAAGCAGCGTTCAGTCTGGCTGGATGCGCACCAGCGCGTCGCCTTTTTGCACCAGTTCGCCATTCTTTGCCGGAATGGCGACGACCTTGCCAGCCACTTCGCTTTTGACCTCGTTGAACACTTTCATGGCTTCCACAATGGCGACGACCAGCCCGGCCTGAACGCTGTCGCCCACTTTGACGAACGGGTCCGAGGTGGGCGAAGCCGCGCTGTAATAGACGCCGGTGAGCGGCGAAACAACGGCCACGCTGCTGTCGGCGACTGGCGGGCGCGTCGCGCGCCTGGCTGGAACGCTCGACGTGGGGGCGTGGTTGGTTCCCCCGATGGGCATTGCTCCAGGCGCGGCGGGCATGACGGCTGGCGGGTAAGCAGGAAACGGCGCGGCAGGCGCGGCCAGCACCGTTGGCGTCACCGCCGAAGCGCGTTTAATCTGGATGCGCGTGCCGCCTTCGGTCAGTTCGATCTCGCTGACGCTGCTGTCTTCCAGCGCCTCAACGAGCAATTGCACGCGGGTGATGAGAGGTGGTTGATCACTCATGCTTCTACTCTCTTAGCCTTCGTATTTCCTCAATATCAGGCAGGCGTTGTGGCCGCCAAAGCCCATCGAGTTCGACATGGCAACCTGAATGGGCTGATGGCGCGCTTCGTTCGGCACGTAGTCCAGATCGCAATCCGGGTCGGGATGATGCAGGTTGATCGTCGGCGGCAGGATGCCATGCTGCAAGGCCAGCGCGGAGAAAATCGCTTCGATGCCGCCCGCCGCGCCCAGCGTGTGGCCGGTCATGGACTTGGTGGAACTGATCGCCAGCTTACGGGCGTGGTCGCCAAAGGTGGTTTTGATGGAGGTCGTTTCGGTGCGGTCATTGAACGGCGTAGACGTGCCGTGCGCGTTGATGTATTCAACCTCTTCAGGGCGGATGCCTGCTTTCTGGATGGCGCGCTGCATGGCGCGAACCAATCCCTCGCCGCCGGGGGCTGGCTCGGTGATGTGAAAGCCGTCGGCGGTGGCGGCGTAGCCGATGACTTCGGCAATGATTGGCGCGCCGCGCGCGCTGGCAAACTCCAGGTCTTCCAGCACGACG
The Ktedonobacterales bacterium DNA segment above includes these coding regions:
- a CDS encoding NUDIX hydrolase; translated protein: MLWGSVQASERFAARDGGGTRLSRRKSLNERNVVIVAGLMRRGDALLLVQEQGPRDPAPFWALPGGRVEAGELLPEALIREVREETGLEVFKLGRLLYVTQHHSPQGFDWVAAAIPGESAQATAFIFEIIEWGGDLRPDDPDAFVVDARFLELAGAVASLEAAPRVMTEPLLAFLRGEVRPGAVWFYRRQPDGSDQLLDLLE
- a CDS encoding biotin/lipoyl-containing protein, which codes for MSDQPPLITRVQLLVEALEDSSVSEIELTEGGTRIQIKRASAVTPTVLAAPAAPFPAYPPAVMPAAPGAMPIGGTNHAPTSSVPARRATRPPVADSSVAVVSPLTGVYYSAASPTSDPFVKVGDSVQAGLVVAIVEAMKVFNEVKSEVAGKVVAIPAKNGELVQKGDALVRIQPD